ATCTATGAGGCTTGATATATCCCTGTTTTCATCTATATAATTTCTTATTTGAGTAGAACTTATCTCTAAATATTTTGAAGGTAATGTAATACATTCAATCTTTCCATCTATATTTTTAACCGCCTCATCAAGCTTGTTGTTTTTAATCCTCTCAAATACTATGTGATTGAAGTTGTGTATGCTGTGATCAGACTTTGGTAGCTTGTATGATGATGCATTTAATATTACATCACTTCCTACAGCTATGTAAACCTCTGAACCATCAAAGCTGTCTCTTAGTTTCTTTAAATCAATTGGGTTAGCAATATTTACTGGCATGCCTTGAGGGTATACAAAGATATTAAGTTCATCTGCTATTGACATATTTATAATTTTACGCCTTAAGAGGTTAGGCAAGGTTTTTTTAGACCATGAAAATTCATCTAAGGATAAATATACCTCAAAGCCTTTATCTCTTATAAATTTAGCTATTTCCTTATGGCTTAATGAAAACGGGTCGAAGGTTCCAGGGAAAAAAGCAATATTTTGAGGGATAGGGATATTTAAATCACCGTTAATAAAAGTATAGTTTGAAATAAATCTATATATATGATTTAATGCAGCAGAATTTGCTAAAAACAAAAGTTCCTCTTCCTTCGTATCTGCAACCATAGTCAGTATCTTCTTAGCTATTAGTTTAAATATACTGGATTTATCTTCAATTGTTAATAATCTTGTTCCAAATATATCTTTACCTATCACACTAAAAGCTGTTTGCTTTACTTGCAACTGATAATCCCCAAGACCATTTAAAAGAATTCCTAGCATTGATATTAATCTTTCATTATAGTTTTCTTCGCTCTCATCAAAGCGGCTTTTATAGTCAGTATAGTTTGAAAGGGCTACTCCTATAGTTTTAAGTACTAGAGATTTTACATTGCTACTGGAGTTTTTTATCTTTATTTTAAGATCATCAATAATTTCATTAAGTTCTACAGGTTGAAGCCACATTATAACTTGCCCTATATAATGGGGTATATATTCTGTAAACCTGTTCCCTTCAATTTCAAGTGCTCTTAAAAGCTCGATAGCAACTTCGTTTCTTTCTGCTAATGTAAGCTTAGGCATTATTTTAAATATCGCAGCACCAGCTGTATTTCTTACATTTTCGACTGCACTTACCTTTAAAAGATTGCAAAAGTGAATCGCTGTATGAAGACCGCTAGATTCAACATTATCTAAGGTATACTGTAGTAATAATGATATTTGATTTCGCTTCTTTATCCAATCTGTAGCAGTTTTCAAATTGCTTAAAAAAATGTCAGAAATCTTGTTATCATCAAGTCTGCAATGGTGAAAAAATACTAATGAAGCTTCTTCAAGCTTTAAATACTTTGCAAGATTGTATCTAAGTAAGTTTTCAGAAGGAACGCTGCTCTTTTTACTTTTATTGATTAAATAATGCTTTAGCTGCAAAGAAAAGAAATTATCTTCAGGAATTTTCCTTACAAGCTCCTTTGAAGCCTCTAAAGCGCTGAGTCTTAGAGTATTGTTATGTTTGTTTAGCATTGCCATAACAAAACTAAATAATGTCTTTAAACTGTCTTCTAAGGGTTCAAGCGGAATATCTTTAACAGTTTCAAGCAAAAATACTTGTATTTCGCTGTTTTTAGTAATACCTTCAGAAAAAAAGTTCATAATTATTCTTCTATATCCATCCACGAATTTTCTTTGGCAGTTTTTAAACAGTGAATTAACCATAATACTCATGCAGTAACCAATCCAAAATCGATGAGCAGAAATAACCTTATACCCAGGAGAAATTAAAAGCTGCATATATTCTTCCAATAAATCAAAACTTGTTACAGAAGGTGCTTCAAGTCTTACATTTTCAGGTATTTCCTTTCTATAATCCTCATCATATATTGCTATAAGATTACCTAAAAGCTCAGCACAGTGCCTTCTTATATCATCTTCTGGATGAACTAGGTTTTCATACAGAAACCTAATAGTCTGCAGTTTTTGATTTTGAGTGAGGTAAGTTGAATATTCCTGAAAAACTCTTATATATTCTCTAAAGTTTTTCCAATCCTTTTCACTTCTGGCCTGCTCAAGTATGATATCAAGGGAGTATTCGTCACGAAGTTGGTACATAAGGCTGATGTTATGCTTAATAGCTAAGAATTTTATACTTTGAATTATCTCATACCCCTGGACTAGGGAATAGTTTTGCTTATAGGGATGTAATAATGAAGGGGTGACTTCATTATTAAGCTCTGTTTTAATTCCTAAACTTAAAAGAAAACTCTCAAAATCTTTAAGCTTTTCATAAACTTTTTTATATCGCTTTTCTTTTGCTTCATCCACATTATCTAATTTATCAAAAATTACCTGAAAGGAGTCTTTAAGCGAAAAAATATGCATTTGAACATTCTTGCCGCTGCCTTTATTTTTAACTCTAAAGTCAGAATAAATAAGGATTAAGGATTCAAGTGATAAATTTTCAAGTTCTAGGTCCCAAGTTGAATGATTTAAGGCAATATTCCTTATATAATTTATGTTGTAGTGTTTAAACCACTGATCAGAATAGTAATAGTGAAGATACGGCACCCTTTTTAGCTCTGATGGCCTGCAGCCATACTTGCCAATATCATGACCTGCAGCAGCACCTGAAACTCTTCCTAAGTCAACAGGTAACCCTATAGATTTCATTTGTCTCGCTAAGAATAATGATAGATAGTGAACACCACAAATATGATCTAATGTATTATAACCGTAAACCTCACTATTAAGTTTCATCATTTCGTATGTAAAATTATGTTTAAAAGCCTTTATGAATTTTCTATATTCCTCAGGATGCTCAAGGTTTTCTTCCTCCTCTGAGTTTAAGAAAAATAAAGGATAGAGACTTTGCCAGGTTTTATCCTTAGAGATTTTTTGAGCATCTGACAAGATCCTTAAAACTCTTAGGTATAGTTCGCAGGCTGGTTGAAGACTATCTAATAAAATTATGCTAACTGCCCCAGGAAAAGACTTGTTAAGAGTATACTGATAAATATAGATGAGCCAGTTTTCTGGAGTATTAGGGTAGCTTATTTTATTTAACATATTCTCGCACAACTTTAAAGTTCTTGAACAGCTGTAATCCTTATCTTCTATTATGTTGTTTAGATTATCAATAAAATAGTTGCTTTTAATTGCTTCTTCAATAATATTAAAATCTATGCTTAATCGTTCCAGCCATCTAACGCTTAAAAGTTTTCTTGTAAGTTTACTGTATAGTTTTTGAAAAGTTATGCTATACATGTTTTCCTCCTAGTAGAAATATTTACTAAAATTATATATCTTCAATGATTTTTTTGATAGGGGCAAAATAAAAAAACCTTAAGGCAGTTAACCTTAAGGTGAATTTTACCTTGGTATTAAGTATTTGCATAAACCGCAAAGATTATAAAGAGGCTGTATCCCTTCCATATCTATGTAATCCATTGAGTAATTTCCATCCCATGGATATACTGAAATGTATTTTTCGCTATAGACATTAATAACGTATTTTTCTTTATTAAAGGTAAAGAAAAGTTTATACAAAGGCTTTTCGGGCAAATCTTTCGGCTTTTCAATGAAATTGTTTTTTTTCAGAGCTTTAGTAAAGTTTCTTACAGTATCAATATCTTCAATTGACAAGTCTTTTTCTTTATAAAAATTTGTGTCCATGAGTTTTATTTTAATAGATGATTCCAGTGTGAGATTTTTTGCAAGACTATTCGTATAGTAAAAATTATTTGGTTTCTTTTTAGTTATAGTAAAATTATTTACAGTATAACTACCAATTTTTATTTTGCAGCCTGCTAGTGTAATAGGTATAAACACTAAGAACAAAATAAGAATTATGTATATAATCTTCTTTGTCATCACTTCCCCCTTTCATGGAAACATCTGCAATCCATGATTCAAACTTCATTTATATTGCCTGTTCCTGGACATTAGTATTGCTTCCTGTTTTTCATATTCCTAAAATAAGATATGATTAAAACTTGATCATTATTACTGTTATATATAAGAACAACATTTTGATTTGTAGCAATGTGTATATTCGCATAAAATAATGTGCATTTTTTTATAGTAATGGTAATCAACTACATAGAAAGTATTGAATAAGATGCTGACACTATTATAATATATTGTGCTTATATAAACTCTTCTCATTATAACAACTAGAATAAAAATCAGTTCTAAGGAAAATATAACTTTGAAACGATAGAGGAAATATAAAATGAGTACAGATTAACAGTCTTTACAAAAAGGAGTATAAATCAAAATGAAAAATAAGAAAAAGCAATCAGAAGGCTTAACTCGAAAGAAAAGACTATCAATAAAAGAAGTAATTATGGAGTCTGATGACTTCTGTATTATTAACGAAGAAAAGATTGAAGGCAATGCTTGCAGTACAGTACTAAATAATAATTAGGAGGAATAAGTAATTATGGATAAAAAACAAATTAATGCCTTCGAAAATGTTCAGTATGCAAAATTATCTGAACAGCAGCTCAAAAAACTTAGAGAGTTCGAAAGTAAATTCAATTATGAATTTGGTGTAGATTTTAATATAATGGCCATGAAAAATGAAAATGAATAACAAAGCGAATCATATAAGCTCTGACACTACGTGGAGCTTATATGATTCAAGGATGAAATATTGTAGATTTTGCAGTATAATATAGTCATAGATTATTAAGGTGGTGCACAAAATTGGGACAAGTTATTAAACTGCTTGCTGCTATGGTAAACAACATTCACGACATGCTAATACTTTTATTTAAACATTTTGGTCTTACGCTTACAGATAAGGGTATGCATTTTTGGGTAATTGGAGTAATTGGTATTGTAATCTACTTTTTAACTGACATGGTTTTTAAGTCTCTTGCAAAGTTAAGTATATCTGCACTCTCTTTTATTTATACTTTTACCATTTTATTTGTTATTGTTTTTGCTGTGGAAATACAGCAGAAGATTACTGGTAGAGGAAACATGGAACTCAAGGATGCTACTATTGGGTTAAAAGGTTTCTTGGTTATATTTGGTACTTATTTGTTTATTGTAATTTTTGTTAAGGTAAGTAAATGGACCTATAAAAAAGTTAAAGAGAATTTATAATAGCTGTAGAATTTAAATCTTCCTTTTGGAGAAAATAGAACTGAAAGGATGTGATTAGCTATGTCAAAAAACAAAAAAAAAGTAAATAATGTAGAAGATGGTTATATGGGTGCTTCTGATATAGTTAATGGAACAGCGTCTTTATATAAAATAGAAGAAAAGGAAATGGAGACTGCGCTTGAAGATATATATAAAGAATTAAATATCAATAATGACAAATGATTAAATGGAGCCTTTTGGCTCTTTTTTGTTATTATTTATTAAGCATAAATCATATAGGAGTGGTAAATCTAATTAGTGAAAGGGGAGTTTAATATGCATAGTAAAATGAGAGATACAGTTAATAATAAAAAGCAAGACGATAGGTTTAAGAAGAAAAATATAAAGCATGATCCTCAAGCAGAAAGCTCAAGAGCAGTATTTGATGACCCAGGAATGAAGCATTAAATTTGTGCGCTAAATTATTTTGTATAATAATAAGCTTTAACTGCTTATATATTCTCATATAAAGGAGGCTATAATTATGTCACATAGAGAAACAAAAAAATCCACTAAGAGTGAAAATAAACATCCAGCTAAGCCGGAAATAATTCAAATGGCTGAGATGGAGAAGCATAAAACTGAGGGTTTAATCAGAGGCGAAAGAGGGGATTTTGATGAGTGATAAGGAAAATAATAAAGCAATAAATAAGGAAAATAAGAAAATGGAAACCGGAAGACCAAAAGGTAAGGAAAGCAATAGAGAACTTCCTCCAAAGTTTGAAAATTTCAATGGACAGCCAATAAAATAAAGGGTGGTGGTGTTATGTCAGAAACTACAAATCATCACGAAGAATCAAAACATGAAATGTTGGTGAGAACTTCGATGCAAGGTCGAGAACTTACTAATGACGAAATAAGAAATTATAAAGAATACAGGAATGTAAGCAATATTGCCTATACTAAAGAAACAACAATAAACAAACCTACAATGCAAATTGGTTATAATGAAAATGGTAGTATTAAAGAAGTTGAGATAAGACCTTTTGTTTATGAACTAAACAATAAAAGGGATACTAAAGAGAGGGATTAAAGGAGGTTTTTATTATGACAAAGAAAGAAAATAAGCATAAAGCTAAAAACAAAGAGCCTAATAGAGTGAGCGTTAATGAAGAGAAGGACGATAAAGGTCCAAGACGTAGAAGTTTAAGTAATCCTTATTAAGATTTTTTAGAAATTAGAAAGTTAATAATTTTTTTAGTTTTTAAAGTTGATACAAAAATAAATCCACACAACAAATTGTGTGGATTTATTTTGGTGCCGAAGGCGGGACTCGAACCCGCACGAGTGGATGCTCGCTTGATTTTGAGTCAAGTGCGTCTGCCATTCCGCCACTTCGGCGAATCACATAAACTATATTAGCATATAAGCCAATAACATGCAATACATATTTTAAATTATTAAAAGATATTTTTCTAAGTGCTTTATACTTAAATAATTTAGTGATAAAATATTTCCTGTGTAATCAATTGCAGTGTGCATTGGAGGATAATATGAACAAACTACTTGAAAGCGTTATAGAAAATAATAGACATTGGACACAAAAGGGAAAGTTAGCAACATATATACCTGAGCTTGCTAAAATGAATTCAGACACTCTTGGTGTTTCGATAATAACTCTAGATGGAGAGGAATATTACGGCGGAGACTACGAAACTAAATTTACAATACAAAGCATATCAAAAATAATTACATTAATGCTTGCACTACTGGATAATGGAAGAGAAAGAGTATTTTCTAAGGTTGGTGTTGAACCCACAGCAGACGCGTTTAATTCAATAATAAATTTAGAGACAAAAAGTCCTCAAAAGCCATTAAATCCAATGATAAATGCTGGTGCAATAGCAACAGTTTCCTTAATTTCAGGCAAGGATGGAGAAGATTGCTTTAAAAGAATTTTAAATTTTACAAGGAAAATTACTGGGAATCCAAGTATTAGTATAAATGAAGATGTTTATAAGTCTGAAAAAACTACTGGAGACAGAAACAGATCTCTTGCTTACTTTATGAAAAGCACAGGAGTAATTGAGCAGGATGTAGAACAAGTCTTAGATGTTTACTTTAAGCAGTGCTCTATTGAGGCAACCTGTAAAGATATAGCAAGGATAGGCGCTATGCTTGCAAATGATGGTGTACTTCCTTGGAGTGGAGAGAGAGTGGTTTCTAGAAGTACTGCTATAATGGTTAAGACAATAATGGTTACCTGCGGACTTTATGATGCTTCAGGTCAGTTTGCTGTGGAAGTTGGTATTCCTTCCAAGAGTGGTGTCGGAGGTGGTATACTTGCTGCTGTGCCTAGCCGCATGGGAATTGGAGTTATAGGTCCTGCATTAGACTCAAAAGGCAATAGCATGGGAGGAATTAAGGTTTTAGCTGAGCTTTCGAAAGAGCTTGATTTGAATATATTCTAGATACTGTGAATTTATATAGAGATAGTTAGCACAATAGGATGTATAACTCTAAAATTTACGTTATATTAAAACAAATTCACCATCTTTTATAATGAATAGAGGAAGCCTTAAAGGGCTTCTTTTAATATAAATTAAGAAATAGAGGAGATATTTATGCTTAGGTTTTTAGATGCTGGAGAATCTCATGGAAAAGCTTTAATAGCTATAATCGAAGGCTTGCCATCTAATTTTAATATAGATATGAATTATATAAATAAAGAACTTAAGAGAAGACAAAGAGGCTACGGGAGGGGCTCAAGGATGAGCCTTGAACAGGATAAGGTTGAGTTTTGGTCTGGGCTTAGGGGGATTAAAACTACTGGCAATCCTATAACTATGGTTATATTTAATAGAGATTATGAAAACTGGATAGATATTTTAGGCAACGAAGCAGAGGAAGATAAAAAAATAAAAATTCCACGGCCTGGCCATGGAGACATGGTTGGCTACTTTAAATACGGCACAGGCGATATTAGAGATGTTATTGAAAGAACTTCAGCAAGGGAAACTGCTATAAGAACTGCTGTAGGTGCCTTGTGCAAAAATATGCTTGAAGAACTTGGAATTCTAATAAGAAGCAAGGTAAATAGCATAGGGGAGTTTTATGACGAAGCCGTAAATATGTTTGAGGATGTTAACTATAATTTAATAGAACAAAGCGAAGTTCGATGCTATAATAAAGAAACAGAACAAATAATAAAAAGAGAAATTGATATTTGTAAAGAAAGTGGAAACACTATTGGTGGAAGTATTTTCATATCCGTGAAAGGTATTCCTATTGGTGTAGGGAGCTATACTCAATGGGACAAGAAACTAGATGCAGCATTAAGCTATGCAGTTATGTCAGTTCAGGGAATAAAAGCTGTGGAGTTTGGCAATGGCTTAAATTGTTTTATGAGAGGTAGTGATTTCAATGATGAAATTGCTTACAAGGATGGAAAAATAACGCGAAGCAGTAACAATTCCGGCGGCATAGAAGCAGGTGTGTCTAATGGTGAAAATATAGAATTAAAAGCCTATATGAAACCTATCCCAACTATTAGGAAAAGTATTGGTTCGGTTAATTTAAAAACTAAGGAAAATGTGTTAAACAGATATGAACGCTCTGATGTATGTGGTGTTGTTCCAGCTTCCATAGTTATTGAAAATATATGCGCTTATGAAATATTAAAACAGATATTAACCAAGTTTCCAAGCGATGATTTTAACGAGCTTAGAAAAAATATTTATGACTACAGAAGAGAAGTTTACACAAAGTGATGGAGGATTTTAGATGGTAAAAGAAAGATTAATAATATTAGACGGACATAGTCTTATGAATAGAGCATTTTACGCTCTGCCGCCTCTCACAAATGCTGAAGGACTTCACACAAATGCCTTATACGGATTTACTGCTATGCTTTTTAAAATGCAAGAAGAAATAAAACCTAATTACATAGTTTGTACATTTGATAGAAAGGCTCCTACTTTCAGACATGAGGAATACAAGGACTATAAGGCAGGAAGAAAGAAAATGCCTCCTGAACTAGGAGAGCAATTTCCAGTACTTAAAGAACTTTTAGAGCTTATGTCTATAAATATATTCGAAATAGATGGCTTTGAGGCTGATGACCTTATAGGCACTCTTTCAAAATTTGCAGAGAAAAAGGATATTGAAGTATACATAGTAACAGGAGACAGGGATGCACTTCAGCTGGCTTCAGACAATATAAAGGTTGTTATAACCAAAAAAGGAATGAGCGAAAAAGAAATTTACGATTCCAATAGAATGGTAGAAGAGTTTGGTGTTACCCCTACTCAGTTTATTGATGTAAAAGGACTTATGGGAGATAGCTCTGATAATATCCCTGGAGTGCCAGGAATCGGAGAAAAAACTGCTTATAAACTTATTCAGCAGTATGGAAGTGTAGAAAATGTTCTGCAAAATATTGACAACATATCTGGTGCAAAGATAAAGAATAATCTTATAGAGTACAGAGAACAGGCTATCTTTAGCAAAAAGCTTGCTACGATAATAACCAATGTGCCAATAGACATAGATCTCGATTCTATTAAGTCAAATGAACGATATGATATAACTGCTTTAAGACAAATGTTTTTTAGGCTTCAGTTTAAGTCTCTTTTGGATAAACTTCCTCAAGTGGAGATAAGTGAAACTCCAACAAGCAGGACTGAAGAGGCGCTTGTAGAGTATGAGACGGTAGATACTATAGAGAAACTTAATAAAGCTGCACAAAATATTAAGGAAGAACTTTTCATGTACTTAGAAACAGAGAATCTTCATATATATTCGAAAGCAGATATAAATAGAATTTATATAAATTCGCAAGGTAAATATTATGTGGTCGATTTTAAAAAACTTAAAGAAGAAGATGAAAAGAGTTTAGTAGAAGTCCTAAAACCTATTTTTGAAGATAAAACTTTGATGAAAATTGGACACGATAATAAATCAACCTTTCTTGTTTTTAGAAAGTATGGAATTAAATTGAAAGGAGTTGCGTTTGATACAAAAATTGCAGCTTACCTTATAGACTCATCAAAGGGAGAGTATGAATTAACAACACTTATACAAGAATTGTTAAAAATTGATATAATAGGTGAAGGTGAAGAACTTTACGTTAAGTTTATTACATATCTTCCACAAATTAAAAAAGCTTTAGAAGAGAAAGTGCATGAATTTTCCATGGAAAAGCTTTTTTATGAGGTTGAGCTACCTTTAACAGAAGTCCTTGCTTTTATGGAAACAGAAGGCTTTAAGGTAGATAAAGAAAAACTAGAAGAACTC
The genomic region above belongs to Clostridium swellfunianum and contains:
- the polA gene encoding DNA polymerase I, yielding MVKERLIILDGHSLMNRAFYALPPLTNAEGLHTNALYGFTAMLFKMQEEIKPNYIVCTFDRKAPTFRHEEYKDYKAGRKKMPPELGEQFPVLKELLELMSINIFEIDGFEADDLIGTLSKFAEKKDIEVYIVTGDRDALQLASDNIKVVITKKGMSEKEIYDSNRMVEEFGVTPTQFIDVKGLMGDSSDNIPGVPGIGEKTAYKLIQQYGSVENVLQNIDNISGAKIKNNLIEYREQAIFSKKLATIITNVPIDIDLDSIKSNERYDITALRQMFFRLQFKSLLDKLPQVEISETPTSRTEEALVEYETVDTIEKLNKAAQNIKEELFMYLETENLHIYSKADINRIYINSQGKYYVVDFKKLKEEDEKSLVEVLKPIFEDKTLMKIGHDNKSTFLVFRKYGIKLKGVAFDTKIAAYLIDSSKGEYELTTLIQELLKIDIIGEGEELYVKFITYLPQIKKALEEKVHEFSMEKLFYEVELPLTEVLAFMETEGFKVDKEKLEELGKKFRSEIDKVQEEIYELAGDEFNIGSPKQLGKILFEKLDLPVVKKTKTGYSTNAEVLEELSDKHPIIDKITYYRQLTKLHSTYVEGLKNVIDFDNKIHSSLNQAVTTTGRLSSTEPNLQNIPIKYEMGREIRKIFVSNNENSVILSADYSQIELRVLAHIADDENLIDAFVNHSDIHTKTASEVFRVPIEEVTSLMRSRAKAVNFGIVYGIGDFSLAKDIKVTKKEAKNYIDAYFERYPNVKKYMEDIVRVGEDQSFVTTILNRRRYIPEISSSNKVVKALGIRLAMNTPIQGSAADIIKLAMVNVHKQLTERNLMSTLILQVHDELILNVYKNEINEVQEIVKKEMEQVFNLRVPLEVDINIGDTWYEAK
- the glsA gene encoding glutaminase A; this translates as MNKLLESVIENNRHWTQKGKLATYIPELAKMNSDTLGVSIITLDGEEYYGGDYETKFTIQSISKIITLMLALLDNGRERVFSKVGVEPTADAFNSIINLETKSPQKPLNPMINAGAIATVSLISGKDGEDCFKRILNFTRKITGNPSISINEDVYKSEKTTGDRNRSLAYFMKSTGVIEQDVEQVLDVYFKQCSIEATCKDIARIGAMLANDGVLPWSGERVVSRSTAIMVKTIMVTCGLYDASGQFAVEVGIPSKSGVGGGILAAVPSRMGIGVIGPALDSKGNSMGGIKVLAELSKELDLNIF
- a CDS encoding CPC_1213 family protein; translation: MHSKMRDTVNNKKQDDRFKKKNIKHDPQAESSRAVFDDPGMKH
- a CDS encoding DUF4883 family protein, which gives rise to MTKKIIYIILILFLVFIPITLAGCKIKIGSYTVNNFTITKKKPNNFYYTNSLAKNLTLESSIKIKLMDTNFYKEKDLSIEDIDTVRNFTKALKKNNFIEKPKDLPEKPLYKLFFTFNKEKYVINVYSEKYISVYPWDGNYSMDYIDMEGIQPLYNLCGLCKYLIPR
- a CDS encoding cytidyltransferase, with the translated sequence MYSITFQKLYSKLTRKLLSVRWLERLSIDFNIIEEAIKSNYFIDNLNNIIEDKDYSCSRTLKLCENMLNKISYPNTPENWLIYIYQYTLNKSFPGAVSIILLDSLQPACELYLRVLRILSDAQKISKDKTWQSLYPLFFLNSEEEENLEHPEEYRKFIKAFKHNFTYEMMKLNSEVYGYNTLDHICGVHYLSLFLARQMKSIGLPVDLGRVSGAAAGHDIGKYGCRPSELKRVPYLHYYYSDQWFKHYNINYIRNIALNHSTWDLELENLSLESLILIYSDFRVKNKGSGKNVQMHIFSLKDSFQVIFDKLDNVDEAKEKRYKKVYEKLKDFESFLLSLGIKTELNNEVTPSLLHPYKQNYSLVQGYEIIQSIKFLAIKHNISLMYQLRDEYSLDIILEQARSEKDWKNFREYIRVFQEYSTYLTQNQKLQTIRFLYENLVHPEDDIRRHCAELLGNLIAIYDEDYRKEIPENVRLEAPSVTSFDLLEEYMQLLISPGYKVISAHRFWIGYCMSIMVNSLFKNCQRKFVDGYRRIIMNFFSEGITKNSEIQVFLLETVKDIPLEPLEDSLKTLFSFVMAMLNKHNNTLRLSALEASKELVRKIPEDNFFSLQLKHYLINKSKKSSVPSENLLRYNLAKYLKLEEASLVFFHHCRLDDNKISDIFLSNLKTATDWIKKRNQISLLLQYTLDNVESSGLHTAIHFCNLLKVSAVENVRNTAGAAIFKIMPKLTLAERNEVAIELLRALEIEGNRFTEYIPHYIGQVIMWLQPVELNEIIDDLKIKIKNSSSNVKSLVLKTIGVALSNYTDYKSRFDESEENYNERLISMLGILLNGLGDYQLQVKQTAFSVIGKDIFGTRLLTIEDKSSIFKLIAKKILTMVADTKEEELLFLANSAALNHIYRFISNYTFINGDLNIPIPQNIAFFPGTFDPFSLSHKEIAKFIRDKGFEVYLSLDEFSWSKKTLPNLLRRKIINMSIADELNIFVYPQGMPVNIANPIDLKKLRDSFDGSEVYIAVGSDVILNASSYKLPKSDHSIHNFNHIVFERIKNNKLDEAVKNIDGKIECITLPSKYLEISSTQIRNYIDENRDISSLIDPLAQQYIYENGFYQREPLEKTSIASLWLKIEVVEEIKEDVIEGISHITRINKDKLEDIIGDTLGKPSGRLVLLRDTTNNNEVVGFSMFHWVRSSMLYNELKDTKVSQYIRETSLGRMILIHAIGVKNSDKYKSLEQIIITETLAFCLARDYQFAIFKNMMKTPWSATIYELLELQGCTEISSSNSENPTYVVDMSTPCVLNLDIENILKEPFRSNPKVKASISATRKRLQVAMTKLYPGELVLSFDSKMLHQSMIRKICEENGVPTETVTPKSLGSAMCVPYGDILERYAIPNTVTKALHTEKFFEPSMKDFSIRPYPFYLDLETQVKLIKSFDRPVILVDNILHKGYRMKALDPLLKKEGIKVEKILCGIMSGRGKDLMDIQSREVDSVYFIPRLKLWFNESTLYPFIGGDALWRGNFPERNLLPSINLILPYTSPDFIRNSSYSAIYNLSEICIYNSLDILSVLEDEYHILHERNLNLLNLGQVFTAPRCPDKGKDMDYDLSLSPSHYIKNDLELLTRFTNIFNSFNERSKP
- the aroC gene encoding chorismate synthase; amino-acid sequence: MLRFLDAGESHGKALIAIIEGLPSNFNIDMNYINKELKRRQRGYGRGSRMSLEQDKVEFWSGLRGIKTTGNPITMVIFNRDYENWIDILGNEAEEDKKIKIPRPGHGDMVGYFKYGTGDIRDVIERTSARETAIRTAVGALCKNMLEELGILIRSKVNSIGEFYDEAVNMFEDVNYNLIEQSEVRCYNKETEQIIKREIDICKESGNTIGGSIFISVKGIPIGVGSYTQWDKKLDAALSYAVMSVQGIKAVEFGNGLNCFMRGSDFNDEIAYKDGKITRSSNNSGGIEAGVSNGENIELKAYMKPIPTIRKSIGSVNLKTKENVLNRYERSDVCGVVPASIVIENICAYEILKQILTKFPSDDFNELRKNIYDYRREVYTK